GCAGACTACAGGAATTAAACTCTCAGATGTATTATTCACTGCCTTTCTAGCAGAATGTTCTCAACCACAGGTGGAGAGTGTCTCGAGTCTTGGAAGATCCCTCCCTACGGTTGCGTTTGTGTGTGAGATAAATATCAGCTTCTCACAAGATATCGGTCAGTTTCTGTctcctgtcagtgagccccagctgTGGCGGCTACAATTTAGCTCCTCACCATcaggttgtgagtgtgtgtgtgcttggataaATGACTGATTTTGTTATGAAGCACCTTGGGTGGTTGTAAAACTCTAGGAGGCgccatacaaatacaggtcatttaccatttgctAAGCGTGTTTGAACCTAAGTTTGGCCAGAAAATGTATTTGGAATACTAGGGATAAGTATGTACATACCACATATTCCTGCACAAGGTTCTCTGGATCTTCCCCCATGTAGACACAGAGTCCTTTGATGATACACTCGCGTCCAGCGTCTGGCTCGTCACACTGAAGACAAAATCATCAAGATTTTCATGAAATTAAAGGGGTCCTAGAATGGATTTTATTCAAAATGTATGTGTGTAAATATGTGTTTCTAGATGTGTGTGTAGATATGTGTCTTgatgggtgtgtttgtgtgtgtgtagatatatttgtgtgagtgtggatgtgtgtgtgtgtgtgtgtgtgtagatgtatgTCTGAGTATATATGTGtgcagtgatgtgtgtgtgtgtgtgtgtgtacacatcctcgcctctgtcagtattccccagggcagctgtggctacatcgtagctcatcacaatcagtgtgtgaatgtgtgtgtgaatggatgaatgatacactctagtgtaaagtgctttggagtccttactctgtgaggcgctatacaagtgcggctcatttatcatttacataaTTTTGTGTTAAGACAGTAGactttagaccaggggtgggtgatcctggtccttgagggccgctatccagcaggttttagctgtttacctgctccaacatacctgattcctggatgaatcacctgttcagcagctcatcaggctctgcaacaGCCTGTcaatcaccagcagattcaaacctggtgtgtttaagcagagaaacaactaacgcctgctggatagcagcccttgaggagcaggattgcccacccctagtcTAAAGTCTACTGTCTTAACACAAATTTATGTATTCAATTCTCTGAGAATATAACAGGTTCTATAATAGCATGCACTTTGGAAAGAAAAGGCATGAAGCTGACAAATATAAACAAAATTTACAATTTGAATAAAAAAGTAGAAAAAATATTCTGAGAAAGTTGATAGCAGTTTCCAAAACTTACATACTCTCCACATAATTAAAAACTCCAAAGCTGTGGTGTACAACCatgatgacctgctgaacaggtgatcagGGGCTGAATGGGGCCCCTTGAGAAACATGGTTTGAGACCCCTAGTCTTTCTGAGTGGTGTTGCATGTTCTCCcaggcatgcgtgggtttccttcaggtactctggtttcccccacagatcacaacatgccccataGGTTAACAAttttacgtcgctttggataaaagtgcctgtcaaataaataaacaagcacacacactttACTTACATCAGGTATTTGTGCAACAATCGTTTTGAGCCTTCTTCCTAGCTGCCCTCCTCTTTTTTGGAACAACTTTATAAGGGTGTCAGAGTGGAGATCCAGCTGAGACAGGAACTTTGACTGTAGTGGAACTGTGGTTATCCTCTCAAATTCAGCATTGATCTGAAAAACAGAGCACAAATGACATAACATGTTACACATTGAAGGCAAGTCACTCAACAGAAGTGTCACAGACAAGTAACATAATCAGccatagagccctgcacgggcctaaaatctgagcccgtgtccggcccggcccgaggagcACCAGCTCGACCCAgtccaaaaaggttttcaggattctctggcccaacccgagccagacttttttttaacctttcataatgttttagcgggaTAGATTGCtcggcattctaattatctgtgagaagcgttctgcagtaaaaaaaaaaaaaaaaaaaaagaagagaaagaaaaacagcatcaatgcagcttttttttctaacagagcgtatttttcgagcggcagatgaaatttatgaacactatattaattggatgcattTCTaaattaatctgctctgaaaatgcgctcttgtgcaattagaaaaaaaaaaagcagcattctaattttctaactgcagagcgcattttcagtgcggcagattaaataaacacccccGAATTAAtacagcgtttgtaaatttaatcagccgttctgaaaatgcgctctccagttagaaaaaacccagcaatgaatgctgtatttttttttactgcagagcaaatttattcacagaaaaatagaatgctgccattttcatgagaataaatgaatggtttctgacatcaaagtggacataaaatggcatgttagaataggggcacatgtttcaatcagcagtttgagaatttgtttatataggtgcatttataaaccacacacaccttaactgagctaacggtgccggtgcgtgagaagcaggcaggtgctgctgcgttcaagtttttaagtatttttttaatgatttcgattaaaaatataggcgcccggcccgtgtccgagttaattacacagtcattggcccgaagcccggccctcggggtgGGCCGACCCCTGGGCCTAGGGCTCCGGTGCAGGGCTCTAATCAGCCACAACAGCTGTTGCCAGGTTTTGTTTTTCTATTAAAAAAATAAGCCCTTTACTTTGATAAACAACCATGCATGGTGCAAATCTTACCTCACTGACATCAAACAGGGCAGGCCATTTCGCCATGAAAGATTCCACCATTGGTGCATCCCGAACAACTTCATGTCGTCTTAATGCAAAGGTCTTTTCCATCTTGTGTTTTACAAGCTTTCTGTTGTTTCTCTGCTTTACATCCAAAAGTAGAGATTTCTGCATAGTCTCCAGTGTGTCCTCGGTTTCTGCTGCTGGGTATGGTGGACAAAAATTCACTTCTGCTCTCTTTGCCTTTTTAACACCAAAGGCTGCACTTTGCCTTCCAACAGGTTTGTTTTTTAAAGAGTTTACAGTCACCTCTGGGTATCCAAGTTTTCTCAGCTGTGTGCGGTAGTTAGACAGTTTATATTTTAAACTGGTCTTCCACCCACCACATCCAGTGCTGGACCCTTTCTCTGTCAAACAAGGATGCTTTTTGATGAGACTCTGGGCAACCTCGTGCATTTCTTTATCGTTGGCATAGACTTTATATTTCACAATTTCCTGCACCAAACTCTCAAGGATTGCCGATTTCAACTTCGGATCTGGAATAAGTGTAGTCCCATTCTGAATGTAAGCCAAATTTGCATGCTGAAGTTTCAACTCTGAATCAAAAGAAAACGTAGGAACATGAAACACAGCAGGCCACAATGATCGTGAGCCAACCAATTCACTCGATGACATCACATCCGTGTCCTCAGATACCCCTGACAGGTATGAGGAGTCACCAACAGAGGAAGGCGTGAATACTTGTGATTCTGAGACAAGATTAAAAGTAGAGTCCTCATCCATGTGCTGGACAGTAGCAGTCTTTGACACGTCAATGACTTTAAGAGTCCCTTTGTTTTCAACTTCGGAAATTGAAGTGAGGTTCAGGAATTCATTTCCAAACAAGGCATCCATAAACTGAAGTTTGAAATCTCCATGAAGTCCGCACTGCTTCCTCACTTCATCAGTTAGATCATCAATAGATGCTGGGGGTCCACTGGAGAGTGTCAGTCTCTGAGAGGTACCATCAGCCAAGATGATCTTTAGGATCATAGCAGTTCCCATTTTCAACACTTACTCTGCAAACAGAAAATTTACATGTAAATAATCAAAAAATGTTCCAAGTCATTCAAGTCAATTTTCCTTCCAGTTACTTACAACAGCAAATGTTCAAGCTTAAAAGCACAGAAAAGAACAGTAAAtagagtagggctgctcgattatggcaaaaataataatcacgattatggtgactgaaattgagatcacgattatttaggacgatttttctatttatgttgattttatttgtttttattcagtcataaaattgctcagggcacaatcaggacaaaaataaataagaaacaagatgatcactaaaagaactcctgattcccagtataaaaagaccaatatacttt
This sequence is a window from Nothobranchius furzeri strain GRZ-AD chromosome 14, NfurGRZ-RIMD1, whole genome shotgun sequence. Protein-coding genes within it:
- the LOC139061491 gene encoding uncharacterized protein isoform X2 — its product is MGTAMILKIILADGTSQRLTLSSGPPASIDDLTDEVRKQCGLHGDFKLQFMDALFGNEFLNLTSISEVENKGTLKVIDVSKTATVQHMDEDSTFNLVSESQVFTPSSVGDSSYLSGVSEDTDVMSSSELVGSRSLWPAVFHVPTFSFDSELKLQHANLAYIQNGTTLIPDPKLKSAILESLVQEIVKYKVYANDKEMHEVAQSLIKKHPCLTEKGSSTGCGGWKTSLKYKLSNYRTQLRKLGYPEVTVNSLKNKPVGRQSAAFGVKKAKRAEVNFCPPYPAAETEDTLETMQKSLLLDVKQRNNRKLVKHKMEKTFALRRHEVVRDAPMVESFMAKWPALFDVSEINAEFERITTVPLQSKFLSQLDLHSDTLIKLFQKRGGQLGRRLKTIVAQIPDCDEPDAGRECIIKGLCVYMGEDPENLVQEYVDMDENAIKEVIQDTTIGIYVIKRSTSAEPEDIGIILEGISVLQDLENVALAVAMLFGLMYALNLNYPVDLRYTFEVIQKVFMGLDGSKPSNKTLALKNQLFQ